The genomic stretch TTTCAACACCGAAAAGTAACCGCAGGATTCAATATTCTGTTAACGCCATATCACGATTTGTATGTGAACGATTTTATGTTGCCTGCAGGAAATTTACGCGAGCCAATTTCAGGTGCAAAACGCGCAGATCTGATTGTAGTGACCAAATGTCCGACAAACGTTTCAGAAAATGAGATGCTTCAAATCACGCAGAAATTACGTCCGAAAACGGATCAAAAAGTATTCTTTACGACAATAGCTTACGCAGAAATGATTCAAAACGAAACAGAAAAAATTTCGTTAGCATCTTTGAAACAACAAGAATTTGTATTGATTACAGGAATTGCAAATCCTAAACCATTGTTGAAGCATTTAAACGATGAACAATTACAGTATGTGCATTTAAAATTTCCAGATCATTATAATTTCAGCGAAAGCGATATTAAAACGATCAAACAAAAAGCAGGAAACAAGCGTATTTTGACAACGGAGAAAGATTTTATGCGTTTGCAAGGAATGTTGGATAGTTTGTATTACTTGCCAATAGAAGTTAGTTTTTTAGCGGAAGAAATGGATTTTAAAGAGAAGATTAAGGTTTTTATAAAATCAACTCTTCAGTTGTTACATTAAAAATAACGGGAAATCCTAATAAAGGAAATCCCGTTTTAATTTGTTTTCTATTTGGTATGCTAATTAGAAATCTCTAATGATATGCGCAGTTCCTTGAACAAAATTTGTATTCCCTAATAAATCTATATAATTGCCTGTAAAATCAATATCAATATAGGTTCCTATAGGACCAAAACTGGTTATTGTAAATTGTATAGCACCAGTAATACCCACAGTTGCGTTTGAATCAATCCCATTAGCGTCTCCAAAGACTTCGAAAGCCAATGCAGTCGTGGTAGATTGATTAGGATTATAAGGATATGTTCCTAATGCCGCTACATTGCCATAAATGTAAGTTCCGCTATTAGATGATGAAGCTGCTGCGTAAATATTGTTTGCTCCTTGTGAGCCGCCGCTAGGATATAGTAAATCATATTGTAAAGGCGTTCCATTTACACTGTATCGTATGTATTCCGCAACCAATCCGCCACAAGCAGTTAAATTTGCAATAGCACTTGGATTTGCTGTTACAGTCATAGGTACAACCGTTTGACCAGTACTTAAGTCTGCACCTACAAGATCTATGTTTACTGGAATACTACATGATACAGCAGTATAGTTATGTGTTCCTCCATTTACTAAATAGGTTGCCAAAAATTGTCCTCCATTAGAATAGGTCACATAACCATTAGTGACAGGCGCTGAAGCACAATTTAGTACAGATCCTGAAATATTTACTGCTGAATTTGGTGTTAAATTTACAGGAATAGTAATCGAAGTTGCACTATTAAAAGGACCAAATGAAGTATTAGTGTAAAGTACTGTTCCGCAAAGATCTGTAATTGTTATACTCATTACTTGACCACTTGGAATTTTTCCACTAACATTACCGCTGCTGCTGCTATTAGTAACTGCAAAACGAGAAAAACCATTATATGAAATCGTTACCTTAAGACCTACTACTGCATTTCCCGTACTAGCATCAGTTACTGTAGCACTGAAATTGACTACTGGAAAAGGAGCATCACAATTCCAAAAAGAGAAATGGTTTACTTCCGCTATGTAATGACTACCATTCTTATTGGCTACTGTTTCTTCAAACCAAACTCCAGTATCTTCATTAAAAGACCACATTGGTACTTGATTTGTAGCTATTGCTAGTTGATCAGGATGTATAGGTAAATGAATTTTTGCAGGATTTGTAATTTGTAATTTTTCGCCCGAACTTCCTGTAAGTTCTACATTTACCATTCCATACGAACCTAGAGCAACTTCTTCATAATTTGCGGTTAATCCGTAAAGTTCTCCTGGCATTGTATTAGCCATATCCTCATTTAAAGGATTTAGATAGTTAAGATTTACCGAAACATTTCCTGTGTATGAATTTCCATTTTCATCTATAAAACCATCATCAAAAATGACTATTACTTCTCCTCCAAAATCAGTTTCAACGATTACTTCTCCTCCCGAAGAATCAATGATTTGTGAGCTTTCTAAATTAAAAAGTTTTATGGTAAATGAATTTTGACTATTGTTTCCA from Kordia antarctica encodes the following:
- the lpxK gene encoding tetraacyldisaccharide 4'-kinase, producing the protein MRRLRLLLFPFSIVYGGIVFLRNWLFTKGWLKSKSYDFPVICVGNLSVGGTGKSPMIEYLIRLTKDEYKVATLSRGYKRKTTGFLVANAETTASDIGDEPLQFYSKFKDEIIVSVEAERTAGIEALRNLPIAPDIILLDDAFQHRKVTAGFNILLTPYHDLYVNDFMLPAGNLREPISGAKRADLIVVTKCPTNVSENEMLQITQKLRPKTDQKVFFTTIAYAEMIQNETEKISLASLKQQEFVLITGIANPKPLLKHLNDEQLQYVHLKFPDHYNFSESDIKTIKQKAGNKRILTTEKDFMRLQGMLDSLYYLPIEVSFLAEEMDFKEKIKVFIKSTLQLLH